In Plutella xylostella chromosome 4, ilPluXylo3.1, whole genome shotgun sequence, a genomic segment contains:
- the LOC105380994 gene encoding patronin isoform X2, translating into MVAMVASASGYGTLRRFLSAPEGQQEAPVPSASIAVSSKQRASIKWLLSKAFNNRVPDNLQEPFYRDHEDQEHLKPPIVGGLANAELYCLALANMYSEPNYHSLNHWNILQTMARKGVTIVDPPDCPLTETQLIQNNPLRMSAHMTVIESLMSLYAREVVTLDRVAAAAQRFGAYQPPAPGSGVPHEDGLVCWVNAAAGKLNEAEPDPSSHVPMVKNLQDMCDGTALAALISFYCPDALPRSQVRVGRMVSIQDCLHNLMLVHRFCSEYLPHNIFHMLPEDVTYMRGSMRQNLIAMLADLFNMLEVHPVKCVKNPTAEAGECNEHGVRRSRRLPPPPPLGIPDLRPGADLGEPFAVARPGSGAARRGRSACSTPERRSCSPQREHFVVHRGRGVTTLATVARLEDADPNLTAAGRPSNYGEVREVPTGRRSRRSSISDDSQLTVENFGGSQERLHFAGRHPAKELATVGPQRKISAPAGPVAVDYNPPLRSSRQDIRGSIQFFHGDFQNGSSHDDKPARQNPQTNDTEPYYPIKRQLSSDAITLKQNYSSFSSKGGGDGFFLNNRDSTDGDASKMSFADVNRGRSNGDQGHQQSEVPGRKALQFSPAHAAPPAAAVTTWQQQYMQQELQPNGDDALSSDDTSAGGAMAAQLNNIRLKLEEKRRRIEQDKHRMELAVNRQRQQLGQQAFLQAVTRGKGGKERADEGAEVKDEPPRTQDIPDHQSQAESAALEQYHQSIAKMNSSLQDIQSDIARLASQQSALQQQQQTQLQQQQQTALQQQQSQLQHQLAQLQQQQQAAKQLFTPPPASPFQPPLAYQPNIPQLHSQFSSQHNVSRLNTAFGSTPHIPDYQPDYRPDYQPDYRDVQYGGPGQFYLHEAQQQQPQRRTWAQHAQINQENAELRGWQLHQQQQQTQQQQHNQQQHQQSLAHAPEPPRWASPDHNQGFVLHDRTNQPFQVHYNNSERFQNGTDQNHLSYTVINNQQYSQSPPNASPIRRAKTPQRQGSLPEVRRPESVSLQQLQKPQTQAIQDDMEPQNISFIGNAEDDALRQGINRLNISSGTRTYRIPSPTRPSLNRNSFQQMEQEEEDKVEKGFYISFDNEAPKRPKPPLRAKRMSPKKERNPSEYQMEFQPPERRSPSPQWEPRLQHKEEMFPVHRAGETRANDTRAGDNRVGDTRVGDNRDRMERVEPAALVIGDNPDPKPKTAQQNSAEEMERKKERIMLLSLQRRQRAEEARARAEAAAAARRARDEQVAEEKAARKEEQARRRELILQQYKLKKAIEEAEREGKTLDKTEYIESIRAAGGVVPQQSAPSSGARLRHKPAAARARPKTIHVDSGALQAAEGMLASKQPSSTNLTAGGTMRRDYYRGSQDSLAERAGLYRGLTMIWKHSPVEERGATSPGSASSAPLGRRGSCKTSRERVEEPPARSRSRYGTYQNNFKAGRKSSSLMNLCDSGLGRATPPRRAASPGVRTLASPAGSGPGSGPGSLPGAIGKRRNNHSDDNSDASSQHSSIMDYSGPRLYKQPATKSNRGIMLNAVEYCVFPGAVNAEAKRRVLEEIARSESKHFLVLFRDAGCQFRALYSYCPDSEQVTKLYGTGPKHVNDRMFDKFFKYNSGSKCFSQVHTKHLTVTIDAFTIHNSLWQGKKVQLPSKKDMALVI; encoded by the exons TCGAAGCAGCGGGCGTCGATCAAGTGGCTGCTGTCGAAGGCGTTCAACAACAGGGTCCCGGACAACCTGCAGGAACCCTTCTACAGGGATCATGAG GACCAGGAGCACCTGAAACCTCCCATCGTGGGCGGGTTGGCCAACGCCGAGCTGTACTGCCTCGCGCTCGCCAACATGTACTCGGAGCCCAACTACCACAGCCTCAACCACTGGAACATCCTGCAGACCATGGCCAGGAAGGGGGTGACGATAGTGGACCCGCCCGACTGCCCGCTGACGGAGACGCAGCTGATACAGAATAACCCGCTGCGGATG AGCGCCCACATGACAGTCATAGAATCACTAATGTCTCTTTACGCGCGTGAAGTTGTTACATTGGaccgcgtggcggcggcggcgcagcgcTTCGGCGCCTACCAGCCGCCCGCGCCGGGGAGCGGCGTGCCTCATGAGGACGGGCTGGTGTGCTGGGTGAATGCTGCTGCGGGGAAACTTAATGAGGCTGAG CCGGACCCGTCGTCCCACGTGCCGATGGTGAAGAACTTACAAGACATGTGCGACGGTACAGCTCTAGCTGCCCTCATCTCCTTCTACTGCCCCGACGCGTTGCCACGCTCGCAG GTGCGAGTGGGCCGCATGGTGTCCATCCAGGACTGCCTGCACAACCTGATGCTGGTGCACCGCTTCTGCAGCGAGTACCTGCCGCACAACATCTTCCACATGCTGCCTGAGGACGTCACGTATATGAGAGG GTCGATGCGTCAAAATTTAATAGCCATGCTAGCGGATCTCTTCAACATGCTGGAAGTGCATCCAGTCAAATGTGTCAAAAACCCTACAGCCG AGGCGGGCGAGTGCAACGAGCACGGGGTGCGCCGCTCGCGCcgcctgccgccgccgccgccgctcggcATCCCCGACCTGCGCCCCGGGGCCGACCTGGGCGAGCCCTTTGCAG TGGCCCGGCCCGGGtccggcgcggcgcggcgcgggcgctcCGCCTGCTCCACGCCCGAGCGCCGCAGCTGCAGCCCGCAGCGCGAGCATTTCGTGGTACATCGAGGGAGGGGGGTCACTACCCTGGCGACGGTGGCAAGGCTGGAGGACGCAG ATCCAAACCTAACCGCAGCCGGCCGCCCCTCAAACTACGGCGAGGTGCGCGAGGTGCCCACGGGGCGGCGCTCCCGGCGCTCCTCCATCTCGGACGACTCGCAGCTCACGGTGGAGAACTTCGGCGGCTCGCAGGAGCGCCTGCACTTCGCCGGCCGCCACCCCGCCAAGGAGCTCGCTACCGTGGGGCCGCAGAGGAAGATTAGCGCTCCTGCTG GTCCAGTGGCGGTGGACTACAACCCGCCGCTGCGCTCGTCCCGACAAGATATTCGCGGCTCCATACAGTTCTTCCACGGAGACTTCCAGAACGGCAGTAGTCACGACGACAAACCAGCACGACAGAACCCACAGACTAACGATACGGAACCCTACTACCCTATCAAGAGACAACTCAGTAGCGACGCGATCACGCTCAAACAGAATTACAGCAGTTTTAGTAGCAAAGGCGGTGGAGATGGGTTTTTCCTTAATAATCGGGATAGCACGGACGGGGATGCTAGCAAGATGAGCTTCGCCGATGTTAACAGAGGCAGGAGTAATGGTGATCAAG GTCACCAGCAGTCGGAGGTGCCGGGTCGGAAAGCCCTGCAGTTTTCCCCCGCGcacgccgcgccccccgccgccgccgtcaccACGTGGCAGCAGCAGTACATGCAGCAAGAGTTGCAGCCGA ACGGTGACGACGCTCTCAGCTCAGACGACACGTCAGCGGGCGGAGCAATGGCCGCCCAACTGAACAACATTCGACTGAAGCTAGAAGAGAAACGCAGACGGATAGAGCAGGACAAACATAGGATGGAGCTGGCTGTGAACAGACAGAGACAGCAACTGGGCCAACAGGCCTTCCTGCAAGCCGTCACGAGG GGGAAAGGAGGGAAGGAGCGAGCGGACGAGGGCGCAGAGGTTAAGGACGAGCCGCCCAGGACGCAG GACATCCCAGATCATCAGTCGCAAGCAGAGAGTGCAGCGTTAGAACAGTACCATCAGTCTATTGCCAA AATGAACTCGAGTCTGCAAGACATCCAGTCGGACATCGCGCGGCTGGCGTCGCAGCAGTCGGCgctgcagcagcagcagcagacgcagctgcagcagcagcagcagaccgcgctgcagcagcagcagtCGCAGCTGCAACATCAGTTAGCTCAG TTACAACAGCAACAACAAGCGGCCAAGCAGCTGTtcacgccgccgcccgcctcgcCCTTCCAGCCGCCGCTCGCCTACCAACCCAACATTCCTCAGCTG CACAGCCAATTCAGCTCGCAGCACAACGTGTCGCGCCTGAACACGGCGTTCGGCTCCACGCCCCACATCCCCGACTACCAGCCCGACTACCGGCCCGACTACCAGCCCGACTACCGGGACGTGCAGTACGGAGGTCCGGGGCAGTTCTACCTTCATGAAGCGCAGCAGCAACAGCCGCAGAGAAGGACCTGGGCGCAGCATGCGCAGATTAATCAGGAGAATGCCGAGTTGAGGGGGTGGCAG CTCcaccaacaacaacaacaaacgcaacaacaacaacacaaCCAGCAGCAGCACCAGCAGTCGCTGGCTCATGCGCCGGAGCCGCCGCGCTGGGCCTCCCCCGACCACAACCAG GGCTTCGTCCTCCACGACAGAACCAACCAACCCTTCCAAGTGCACTACAACAACTCGGAGCGCTTCCAAAACGGTACAGACCAGAACCACCTGAGCTACACCGTCATCAACAACCAGCAATACTCTCAATCACCACCCAACGCCAGCCCCATACGCCGGGCGAAAACCCCCCAACGACAAGGCAGCCTACCCGAAGTCAGGAGACCAGAATCCGTCAGCCTACAACAGCTGCAAAAACCGCAAACGCAAGCCATCCAAGACGATATGGAACCCCAAAATATCTCCTTTATAGGCAACGCGGAGGACGACGCGCTAAGACAAGGCATAAATAGGTTAAATATCTCGTCTGGCACGAGAACGTATAGGATTCCGTCGCCGACTAGACCCTCGTTGAACAGGAATTCGTTCCAGCAGATGGAACAAGAGGAGGAGGATAAGGTTGAGAAAGGGTTCTATATTTCGTTCGATAATGAAGCGCCTAAACGGCCGAAGCCGCCGCTCAGGGCGAAACGGATGTCGCCGAAAAAGGAACGGAATCCGTCTGAGTATCAAATGGAG TTCCAGCCGCCCGAACGCCGCAGCCCCTCCCCCCAATGGGAGCCGCGTCTTCAGCACAAAGAGGAGATGTTCCCGGTGCACCGCGCCGGCGAGACCCGGGCCAACGACACCCGGGCCGGAGATAACCGGGTAGGGGACACCCGGGTAGGGGACAACCGAGACAGGATGGAGAGAGTGGAGCCGGCAGCGTTGGTGATTGGGGATAATCCTGATCCG AAGCCAAAAACTGCACAACAG AACTCGGCAGAAGAGATGGAACGCAAGAAG GAGCGCATCATGCTGTTGTCCCTGCAGCGCCGCCAGAGGGCGGAGGAGGCGCGCGCGCGGGCcgaggccgccgccgccgcccgccgcgcccgcgacGAACAG GTGGCGGAAGAGAAGGCAGCTCGTAAAGAGGAGCAGGCGCGGCGCCGCGAGCTCATCCTGCAGCAGTACAAGCTCAAGAAGGCCATCGAGGAGGCCGAGAGAGAG GGCAAGACGCTAGACAAGACCGAGTACATAGAGTCGATCCGCGCCGCCGGCGGCGTGGTCCCGCAGCAgtcagcgccatctagcggcgcACGCCTACGACACaagcccgccgccgcgcgcgcccgccccaAGACGATACACGTGGACAGTGGCGCCCTCCAAGCGGCTGAGGGCATGTTGGCCAGCAAACAGCCGTCGAGCACTAATCTTACTG CGGGCGGCACGATGCGGCGCGACTACTACCGCGGCTCGCAGGACAGCCTGGCGGAGCGCGCCGGCCTGTATCGAG GTCTTACCATGATATGGAAAC ACTCCCCGGTAGAGGAGCGAGGCGCGACGTCGCCGGGGTCCGCCTCGTCCGCGCCGCTCGGCCGTCGCGGCTCCTGCAAGACCTCACGAG AGCGGGTAGAAGAGCCACCGGCCCGCAGTCGGTCGCGATACGGCACCTACCAGAATAACTTTAAGGCTGGCCGGAAGTCCAGTTCACTCATGAACCTGTGCG ACTCAGGCCTGGGCCGCGCCACGCCGCCGCGGCGCGCCGCGTCCCCCGGCGTGCGCACGCTCGCGTCGCCCGCGGGCTCCGGCCCAGGCTCCGGGCCTGGCTCGCTGCCCGGCGCCATCGGGAAGCGGAGGAACAACCACTCGGATGATAATAGTGACGCGAGCAGTCAACACTCGTCGATTATGGATTATTCTG GTCCGCGCCTCTACAAGCAGCCAGCGACAAAATCCAACCGCGGCATCATGCTGAACGCAGTCGAATACTGCGTGTTCCCCGGAGCCGTCAACGCGGAGGCCAAGCGACGAGTCTTAGAAGAGATCGCCAGATCCGAGAGCAAACACTTCCTAGTGTTGTTCAGGGATGCTGGGTGCCAGTTCCGCGCTCTCTACTCGTATTGTCCCGACTCCGAGCAGGTCACCAAGCTGTACGGGACGGGCCCCAAGCATGTCAATGACAGGATGTTCGATAAGTTCTTTAA GTACAACTCGGGTAGCAAATGTTTCTCGCAAGTGCACACGAAGCACCTGACGGTGACCATCGACGCGTTCACGATACACAACTCGCTGTGGCAGGGCAAGAAGGTGCAGCTTCCGAGCAAGAAGGACATGGCGCTCGTCATCTAG
- the LOC105380994 gene encoding patronin isoform X16, with amino-acid sequence MRKRRKRGRKRRKSRNTDQEHLKPPIVGGLANAELYCLALANMYSEPNYHSLNHWNILQTMARKGVTIVDPPDCPLTETQLIQNNPLRMSAHMTVIESLMSLYAREVVTLDRVAAAAQRFGAYQPPAPGSGVPHEDGLVCWVNAAAGKLNEAEPDPSSHVPMVKNLQDMCDGTALAALISFYCPDALPRSQVRVGRMVSIQDCLHNLMLVHRFCSEYLPHNIFHMLPEDVTYMRGSMRQNLIAMLADLFNMLEVHPVKCVKNPTAEAGECNEHGVRRSRRLPPPPPLGIPDLRPGADLGEPFAVARPGSGAARRGRSACSTPERRSCSPQREHFVVHRGRGVTTLATVARLEDADPNLTAAGRPSNYGEVREVPTGRRSRRSSISDDSQLTVENFGGSQERLHFAGRHPAKELATVGPQRKISAPAGPVAVDYNPPLRSSRQDIRGSIQFFHGDFQNGSSHDDKPARQNPQTNDTEPYYPIKRQLSSDAITLKQNYSSFSSKGGGDGFFLNNRDSTDGDASKMSFADVNRGRSNGDQGHQQSEVPGRKALQFSPAHAAPPAAAVTTWQQQYMQQELQPNGDDALSSDDTSAGGAMAAQLNNIRLKLEEKRRRIEQDKHRMELAVNRQRQQLGQQAFLQAVTRGKGGKERADEGAEVKDEPPRTQDIPDHQSQAESAALEQYHQSIAKMNSSLQDIQSDIARLASQQSALQQQQQTQLQQQQQTALQQQQSQLQHQLAQLQQQQQAAKQLFTPPPASPFQPPLAYQPNIPQLHSQFSSQHNVSRLNTAFGSTPHIPDYQPDYRPDYQPDYRDVQYGGPGQFYLHEAQQQQPQRRTWAQHAQINQENAELRGWQLHQQQQQTQQQQHNQQQHQQSLAHAPEPPRWASPDHNQGFVLHDRTNQPFQVHYNNSERFQNGTDQNHLSYTVINNQQYSQSPPNASPIRRAKTPQRQGSLPEVRRPESVSLQQLQKPQTQAIQDDMEPQNISFIGNAEDDALRQGINRLNISSGTRTYRIPSPTRPSLNRNSFQQMEQEEEDKVEKGFYISFDNEAPKRPKPPLRAKRMSPKKERNPSEYQMEFQPPERRSPSPQWEPRLQHKEEMFPVHRAGETRANDTRAGDNRVGDTRVGDNRDRMERVEPAALVIGDNPDPKPKTAQQNSAEEMERKKERIMLLSLQRRQRAEEARARAEAAAAARRARDEQVAEEKAARKEEQARRRELILQQYKLKKAIEEAEREGKTLDKTEYIESIRAAGGVVPQQSAPSSGARLRHKPAAARARPKTIHVDSGALQAAEGMLASKQPSSTNLTAGGTMRRDYYRGSQDSLAERAGLYRGLTMIWKHSPVEERGATSPGSASSAPLGRRGSCKTSRERVEEPPARSRSRYGTYQNNFKAGRKSSSLMNLCDSGLGRATPPRRAASPGVRTLASPAGSGPGSGPGSLPGAIGKRRNNHSDDNSDASSQHSSIMDYSGPRLYKQPATKSNRGIMLNAVEYCVFPGAVNAEAKRRVLEEIARSESKHFLVLFRDAGCQFRALYSYCPDSEQVTKLYGTGPKHVNDRMFDKFFKYNSGSKCFSQVHTKHLTVTIDAFTIHNSLWQGKKVQLPSKKDMALVI; translated from the exons ATGCGCAAGAGGAGGAAGCGCGGACGGAAGAGAAGGAAGTCGAGGAATACG GACCAGGAGCACCTGAAACCTCCCATCGTGGGCGGGTTGGCCAACGCCGAGCTGTACTGCCTCGCGCTCGCCAACATGTACTCGGAGCCCAACTACCACAGCCTCAACCACTGGAACATCCTGCAGACCATGGCCAGGAAGGGGGTGACGATAGTGGACCCGCCCGACTGCCCGCTGACGGAGACGCAGCTGATACAGAATAACCCGCTGCGGATG AGCGCCCACATGACAGTCATAGAATCACTAATGTCTCTTTACGCGCGTGAAGTTGTTACATTGGaccgcgtggcggcggcggcgcagcgcTTCGGCGCCTACCAGCCGCCCGCGCCGGGGAGCGGCGTGCCTCATGAGGACGGGCTGGTGTGCTGGGTGAATGCTGCTGCGGGGAAACTTAATGAGGCTGAG CCGGACCCGTCGTCCCACGTGCCGATGGTGAAGAACTTACAAGACATGTGCGACGGTACAGCTCTAGCTGCCCTCATCTCCTTCTACTGCCCCGACGCGTTGCCACGCTCGCAG GTGCGAGTGGGCCGCATGGTGTCCATCCAGGACTGCCTGCACAACCTGATGCTGGTGCACCGCTTCTGCAGCGAGTACCTGCCGCACAACATCTTCCACATGCTGCCTGAGGACGTCACGTATATGAGAGG GTCGATGCGTCAAAATTTAATAGCCATGCTAGCGGATCTCTTCAACATGCTGGAAGTGCATCCAGTCAAATGTGTCAAAAACCCTACAGCCG AGGCGGGCGAGTGCAACGAGCACGGGGTGCGCCGCTCGCGCcgcctgccgccgccgccgccgctcggcATCCCCGACCTGCGCCCCGGGGCCGACCTGGGCGAGCCCTTTGCAG TGGCCCGGCCCGGGtccggcgcggcgcggcgcgggcgctcCGCCTGCTCCACGCCCGAGCGCCGCAGCTGCAGCCCGCAGCGCGAGCATTTCGTGGTACATCGAGGGAGGGGGGTCACTACCCTGGCGACGGTGGCAAGGCTGGAGGACGCAG ATCCAAACCTAACCGCAGCCGGCCGCCCCTCAAACTACGGCGAGGTGCGCGAGGTGCCCACGGGGCGGCGCTCCCGGCGCTCCTCCATCTCGGACGACTCGCAGCTCACGGTGGAGAACTTCGGCGGCTCGCAGGAGCGCCTGCACTTCGCCGGCCGCCACCCCGCCAAGGAGCTCGCTACCGTGGGGCCGCAGAGGAAGATTAGCGCTCCTGCTG GTCCAGTGGCGGTGGACTACAACCCGCCGCTGCGCTCGTCCCGACAAGATATTCGCGGCTCCATACAGTTCTTCCACGGAGACTTCCAGAACGGCAGTAGTCACGACGACAAACCAGCACGACAGAACCCACAGACTAACGATACGGAACCCTACTACCCTATCAAGAGACAACTCAGTAGCGACGCGATCACGCTCAAACAGAATTACAGCAGTTTTAGTAGCAAAGGCGGTGGAGATGGGTTTTTCCTTAATAATCGGGATAGCACGGACGGGGATGCTAGCAAGATGAGCTTCGCCGATGTTAACAGAGGCAGGAGTAATGGTGATCAAG GTCACCAGCAGTCGGAGGTGCCGGGTCGGAAAGCCCTGCAGTTTTCCCCCGCGcacgccgcgccccccgccgccgccgtcaccACGTGGCAGCAGCAGTACATGCAGCAAGAGTTGCAGCCGA ACGGTGACGACGCTCTCAGCTCAGACGACACGTCAGCGGGCGGAGCAATGGCCGCCCAACTGAACAACATTCGACTGAAGCTAGAAGAGAAACGCAGACGGATAGAGCAGGACAAACATAGGATGGAGCTGGCTGTGAACAGACAGAGACAGCAACTGGGCCAACAGGCCTTCCTGCAAGCCGTCACGAGG GGGAAAGGAGGGAAGGAGCGAGCGGACGAGGGCGCAGAGGTTAAGGACGAGCCGCCCAGGACGCAG GACATCCCAGATCATCAGTCGCAAGCAGAGAGTGCAGCGTTAGAACAGTACCATCAGTCTATTGCCAA AATGAACTCGAGTCTGCAAGACATCCAGTCGGACATCGCGCGGCTGGCGTCGCAGCAGTCGGCgctgcagcagcagcagcagacgcagctgcagcagcagcagcagaccgcgctgcagcagcagcagtCGCAGCTGCAACATCAGTTAGCTCAG TTACAACAGCAACAACAAGCGGCCAAGCAGCTGTtcacgccgccgcccgcctcgcCCTTCCAGCCGCCGCTCGCCTACCAACCCAACATTCCTCAGCTG CACAGCCAATTCAGCTCGCAGCACAACGTGTCGCGCCTGAACACGGCGTTCGGCTCCACGCCCCACATCCCCGACTACCAGCCCGACTACCGGCCCGACTACCAGCCCGACTACCGGGACGTGCAGTACGGAGGTCCGGGGCAGTTCTACCTTCATGAAGCGCAGCAGCAACAGCCGCAGAGAAGGACCTGGGCGCAGCATGCGCAGATTAATCAGGAGAATGCCGAGTTGAGGGGGTGGCAG CTCcaccaacaacaacaacaaacgcaacaacaacaacacaaCCAGCAGCAGCACCAGCAGTCGCTGGCTCATGCGCCGGAGCCGCCGCGCTGGGCCTCCCCCGACCACAACCAG GGCTTCGTCCTCCACGACAGAACCAACCAACCCTTCCAAGTGCACTACAACAACTCGGAGCGCTTCCAAAACGGTACAGACCAGAACCACCTGAGCTACACCGTCATCAACAACCAGCAATACTCTCAATCACCACCCAACGCCAGCCCCATACGCCGGGCGAAAACCCCCCAACGACAAGGCAGCCTACCCGAAGTCAGGAGACCAGAATCCGTCAGCCTACAACAGCTGCAAAAACCGCAAACGCAAGCCATCCAAGACGATATGGAACCCCAAAATATCTCCTTTATAGGCAACGCGGAGGACGACGCGCTAAGACAAGGCATAAATAGGTTAAATATCTCGTCTGGCACGAGAACGTATAGGATTCCGTCGCCGACTAGACCCTCGTTGAACAGGAATTCGTTCCAGCAGATGGAACAAGAGGAGGAGGATAAGGTTGAGAAAGGGTTCTATATTTCGTTCGATAATGAAGCGCCTAAACGGCCGAAGCCGCCGCTCAGGGCGAAACGGATGTCGCCGAAAAAGGAACGGAATCCGTCTGAGTATCAAATGGAG TTCCAGCCGCCCGAACGCCGCAGCCCCTCCCCCCAATGGGAGCCGCGTCTTCAGCACAAAGAGGAGATGTTCCCGGTGCACCGCGCCGGCGAGACCCGGGCCAACGACACCCGGGCCGGAGATAACCGGGTAGGGGACACCCGGGTAGGGGACAACCGAGACAGGATGGAGAGAGTGGAGCCGGCAGCGTTGGTGATTGGGGATAATCCTGATCCG AAGCCAAAAACTGCACAACAG AACTCGGCAGAAGAGATGGAACGCAAGAAGGAGCGCATCATGTTGTTGTCCCTGCAGCGCCGCCAGAGGGCCGAGGAGGCTCGCGCGCGGGCcgaggccgccgccgccgcccgccgcgcccgcgacGAACAG GTGGCGGAAGAGAAGGCAGCTCGTAAAGAGGAGCAGGCGCGGCGCCGCGAGCTCATCCTGCAGCAGTACAAGCTCAAGAAGGCCATCGAGGAGGCCGAGAGAGAG GGCAAGACGCTAGACAAGACCGAGTACATAGAGTCGATCCGCGCCGCCGGCGGCGTGGTCCCGCAGCAgtcagcgccatctagcggcgcACGCCTACGACACaagcccgccgccgcgcgcgcccgccccaAGACGATACACGTGGACAGTGGCGCCCTCCAAGCGGCTGAGGGCATGTTGGCCAGCAAACAGCCGTCGAGCACTAATCTTACTG CGGGCGGCACGATGCGGCGCGACTACTACCGCGGCTCGCAGGACAGCCTGGCGGAGCGCGCCGGCCTGTATCGAG GTCTTACCATGATATGGAAAC ACTCCCCGGTAGAGGAGCGAGGCGCGACGTCGCCGGGGTCCGCCTCGTCCGCGCCGCTCGGCCGTCGCGGCTCCTGCAAGACCTCACGAG AGCGGGTAGAAGAGCCACCGGCCCGCAGTCGGTCGCGATACGGCACCTACCAGAATAACTTTAAGGCTGGCCGGAAGTCCAGTTCACTCATGAACCTGTGCG ACTCAGGCCTGGGCCGCGCCACGCCGCCGCGGCGCGCCGCGTCCCCCGGCGTGCGCACGCTCGCGTCGCCCGCGGGCTCCGGCCCAGGCTCCGGGCCTGGCTCGCTGCCCGGCGCCATCGGGAAGCGGAGGAACAACCACTCGGATGATAATAGTGACGCGAGCAGTCAACACTCGTCGATTATGGATTATTCTG GTCCGCGCCTCTACAAGCAGCCAGCGACAAAATCCAACCGCGGCATCATGCTGAACGCAGTCGAATACTGCGTGTTCCCCGGAGCCGTCAACGCGGAGGCCAAGCGACGAGTCTTAGAAGAGATCGCCAGATCCGAGAGCAAACACTTCCTAGTGTTGTTCAGGGATGCTGGGTGCCAGTTCCGCGCTCTCTACTCGTATTGTCCCGACTCCGAGCAGGTCACCAAGCTGTACGGGACGGGCCCCAAGCATGTCAATGACAGGATGTTCGATAAGTTCTTTAA GTACAACTCGGGTAGCAAATGTTTCTCGCAAGTGCACACGAAGCACCTGACGGTGACCATCGACGCGTTCACGATACACAACTCGCTGTGGCAGGGCAAGAAGGTGCAGCTTCCGAGCAAGAAGGACATGGCGCTCGTCATCTAG